A part of Kitasatospora acidiphila genomic DNA contains:
- a CDS encoding metallopeptidase TldD-related protein, whose translation MTTRNNAPHELVERALELSRADGCMVLVDEETTANLRWAGNALTTNGVTRGRRVTVIATVDGTEGTASGVVAREAVGAADLEELVRAAEATARDAGPAEDAQPLLSGEAASPDFTAPPAETSIAVFDAFAPELGAAFARARSLGQALYGFARHELTSTYLGSSTGLRLRHDQPTGTVEFNAKSSGTSAWVGEATRDFSGIDVAALQSQLDERLAWGKRKIDLPAGRYETLLPPSALADLMIYLAWSASGRDAVEGRTVFSRPGGGTKLGERLTGLPLTLRSDPAAPGLECAPFVIAHSSGGDQSVFDNGLPIAPTDWIREGVLNDLTTTRHSAALTGLPVRPFADNLVLESADQAAAPSLAELVASTERALLLTCIWYIREVDPATLLLTGLTRDGVYLVENGQVVGEVNNFRFNESPVDLLSRITEVGRTEQTLPREWSDYFSRAAMPAVRVSDFNMSSVSQAS comes from the coding sequence ATGACGACGCGGAACAACGCGCCGCACGAACTGGTCGAGCGCGCCCTGGAGTTGTCCCGGGCCGACGGCTGCATGGTACTGGTGGACGAGGAGACCACGGCCAACCTCCGCTGGGCCGGCAACGCCCTGACGACGAACGGCGTCACCCGGGGCCGCCGGGTTACCGTGATCGCGACGGTGGACGGCACCGAGGGAACCGCCTCCGGCGTGGTCGCCCGGGAGGCGGTCGGCGCGGCGGACCTGGAGGAGCTGGTCCGGGCCGCCGAGGCGACCGCCCGCGATGCCGGCCCGGCCGAGGACGCCCAGCCGCTGCTGTCCGGCGAGGCCGCCTCCCCGGACTTCACCGCGCCGCCGGCCGAGACCTCGATCGCGGTCTTCGACGCCTTCGCCCCCGAGCTGGGCGCCGCGTTCGCCCGTGCCCGGTCGTTGGGCCAGGCGCTCTACGGCTTCGCCCGGCACGAGCTGACCTCCACCTACCTGGGCAGCTCCACCGGCCTGCGGCTGCGGCACGACCAGCCCACCGGCACCGTGGAGTTCAACGCCAAGTCCTCCGGAACCTCGGCCTGGGTGGGCGAGGCGACCCGGGACTTCAGCGGGATCGACGTGGCCGCCCTGCAGTCCCAGCTGGACGAGCGACTGGCCTGGGGCAAGCGGAAGATCGACCTGCCGGCCGGCCGCTACGAGACGCTGCTGCCCCCGTCCGCCCTCGCCGATCTGATGATCTATCTGGCGTGGAGCGCCTCGGGCCGGGACGCCGTCGAGGGCCGCACCGTCTTCAGCCGCCCCGGCGGCGGCACCAAGCTCGGCGAGCGGCTCACCGGACTCCCGCTCACCCTGCGCTCCGACCCGGCCGCCCCGGGCCTGGAGTGCGCGCCGTTCGTGATCGCCCACTCCTCCGGCGGCGACCAGTCGGTCTTCGACAACGGCCTGCCGATCGCGCCCACCGACTGGATCCGCGAGGGCGTGCTGAACGACCTGACCACCACCCGGCACTCGGCCGCCCTGACCGGGCTGCCGGTCCGCCCCTTCGCCGACAACCTGGTGCTGGAGAGCGCCGACCAGGCCGCCGCGCCGAGCCTGGCCGAGCTGGTGGCCTCCACCGAGCGGGCCCTGCTGCTCACCTGCATCTGGTACATCCGCGAGGTCGACCCGGCCACCCTGCTGCTCACCGGCCTCACCCGGGACGGCGTCTACCTGGTCGAGAACGGCCAAGTGGTGGGCGAGGTCAACAACTTCCGCTTCAACGAATCCCCGGTCGACCTGCTGTCCCGGATCACCGAGGTCGGCCGCACCGAGCAGACCCTGCCCCGCGAGTGGAGCGACTACTTCAGCCGCGCCGCGATGCCGGCCGTCCGGGTCAGCGACTTCAACATGAGCTCAGTGAGCCAAGCTTCCTAG
- a CDS encoding RNA 2'-phosphotransferase, producing MDEHRLVKTSKMLAKILRHDPDRIGIELDGGGWVSVDILLAALARKGNRLTREQLDHVVANNNKKRFAYSEDGTRIRASQGHTIEVDLGLEAVPPPAVLYHGTAEPSVAAIFREGLRPMRRQDVHLSADVETATRVGARHGRPVVLRVDAAGLAAAGHLFRRSANGVWLTDTVPPAFLSRHTIG from the coding sequence TTGGACGAGCATCGTCTGGTCAAGACCTCGAAGATGCTCGCGAAGATCCTGCGCCACGACCCCGACCGAATCGGGATCGAACTGGACGGGGGCGGCTGGGTGTCGGTCGACATCCTGCTCGCCGCCCTCGCCCGGAAGGGCAACCGGCTCACCCGCGAGCAGTTGGACCACGTGGTGGCCAACAACAACAAGAAGCGTTTCGCCTACAGCGAGGACGGCACCCGGATACGGGCCAGCCAGGGCCACACCATCGAGGTGGACCTGGGCTTGGAGGCCGTCCCGCCGCCGGCGGTGCTCTACCACGGCACCGCCGAGCCGAGCGTGGCGGCCATCTTCCGCGAGGGGCTGCGCCCGATGCGCCGCCAGGACGTCCACCTCTCGGCGGACGTCGAGACGGCCACCCGGGTCGGGGCCCGGCACGGTCGCCCGGTGGTGCTGCGGGTGGACGCGGCCGGGCTGGCCGCCGCCGGCCACCTCTTCCGCCGCAGCGCCAACGGCGTGTGGCTCACGGACACCGTGCCGCCCGCCTTCCTCAGCCGCCACACCATCGGCTGA
- a CDS encoding DUF3099 domain-containing protein yields the protein MGRSSDGEVFRITGARSSLTEDVRGRQRRYVISMLIRTACVLLAVVLWNVERYLAFVALAGGVLLPYIAVVIANAGRERSPGLPSTFDVPPTTPLMLGPGGRGGAGAPESDQTENL from the coding sequence ATGGGCAGGAGCTCGGACGGCGAGGTGTTCCGGATCACCGGGGCCCGGAGCAGCCTCACGGAGGACGTCCGCGGGCGGCAGCGCCGCTATGTGATCTCGATGCTGATCCGCACCGCCTGCGTGCTGCTGGCCGTGGTGCTCTGGAACGTGGAGCGCTATCTGGCGTTCGTCGCGCTGGCGGGCGGGGTGCTGCTGCCGTACATCGCGGTGGTCATCGCCAACGCCGGCCGGGAGCGCTCGCCCGGGCTGCCGAGCACCTTCGATGTGCCGCCCACCACACCGCTGATGCTCGGCCCGGGCGGCCGGGGCGGCGCCGGGGCGCCGGAGTCCGACCAGACCGAAAACCTCTGA
- the moaA gene encoding GTP 3',8-cyclase MoaA, which produces MLLDTFGRQAVDLRVSLTDRCNLRCTYCMPEQGLQWLAKPTLLTDEEIVRLVGLAVRELGIREVRFTGGEPLLRPGLVSIVAACAELEPRPELSLTTNGVGLARTAEALKAAGLDRVNVSLDTLDAETFHTLTRRQRHQDVLDGLAAAESAGLTPVKINTVLMRGVNDHEAADLLAWTLDHGYQLRFIEQMPLDAQHGWTRDGMVTAAEILERLGERFTLTPEQSAARGAAPAERWVVDGGPGTVGVIASVTRPFCRACDRTRLTADGQVRDCLFATGETDLRTALRDGADDAELAALWRAAMWGKKAGAGIDDPEFHQPERPMSAIGG; this is translated from the coding sequence GTGCTCCTCGACACGTTCGGCCGCCAGGCCGTGGACCTGCGGGTCTCACTGACCGACCGGTGCAATCTGCGCTGCACCTACTGCATGCCGGAGCAGGGTCTGCAGTGGCTGGCCAAGCCGACCCTGCTGACCGACGAGGAGATCGTCCGGCTGGTCGGCCTGGCGGTGCGCGAGCTGGGGATCCGCGAGGTGCGGTTCACCGGCGGCGAGCCGCTGCTGCGCCCCGGACTGGTGTCGATCGTGGCCGCCTGCGCCGAGTTGGAGCCGCGCCCCGAACTGTCGCTGACCACCAACGGCGTCGGCCTGGCCCGCACCGCCGAGGCGCTGAAGGCGGCCGGCCTGGACCGGGTCAACGTCTCCCTGGACACCCTGGACGCCGAGACCTTCCACACCCTGACCCGCCGGCAGCGCCACCAGGACGTGCTGGACGGCCTGGCCGCCGCCGAGTCCGCCGGGCTCACCCCCGTGAAGATCAACACCGTGCTGATGCGCGGGGTCAACGACCACGAGGCCGCCGACCTGCTGGCCTGGACCCTGGACCACGGCTACCAGCTGCGCTTCATCGAGCAGATGCCGCTGGACGCCCAGCACGGCTGGACCAGGGACGGGATGGTCACCGCCGCCGAGATCCTGGAGCGGCTCGGCGAACGCTTCACCCTCACCCCCGAGCAGTCCGCCGCGCGCGGGGCCGCCCCGGCCGAACGCTGGGTGGTGGACGGCGGACCGGGAACCGTCGGGGTGATCGCCTCGGTCACCCGGCCGTTCTGCCGGGCCTGCGATCGCACCCGGCTGACCGCCGACGGCCAGGTGCGCGACTGCCTGTTCGCGACCGGCGAGACCGACCTGCGCACGGCGCTGCGCGATGGCGCCGACGACGCCGAGCTGGCCGCGCTGTGGCGGGCGGCGATGTGGGGCAAGAAGGCCGGGGCCGGGATCGACGACCCAGAGTTCCACCAGCCCGAGCGGCCGATGTCGGCCATCGGAGGCTGA